The nucleotide window CTGGCGAGAAGTCGATACCGTTCCAGCAAAGGCTCGAGCCTTTGCTGGAATTTGCGTTCAAACATGTCCGGCAGTTCTTTGAGCAGCACTTCGTAGTCACTCACGGTCTGCTCGAGATCGACGATGCGTTGCTTCAAGCCACTGATCGTTAGATCTTCGCTGGGCTCGGCTTCAACGGCATCAGGCTTTGGACGCCAAATGGGTACCGGAGCTTGGTGGGAGGGGTCCTGGGGGTGCATGACCGGACGCTATCGCCCGGTCACGACTTCCACAATCCCTTGTTCAGGCCGTGGTTTCAGCGGGTTCTGGTTGGGGAGCAGCAGGCTCGGTGCCGGGCACAACGCGGGGTGCGGGCAGAGGACCTTCCTGCTTGACTGTGAGATAGCGAATCACATCCTCGCTGAGACGCATGGCTTTTTCGAGCACGGCCACCTGCTGACCATCGCCGTTGTGGCTGAGCTGCACGTAGATGCCTTCTTTGTGCTTCGCAATTGGATAGGCCAGGCGCC belongs to Synechococcus sp. WH 7805 and includes:
- the rpsF gene encoding 30S ribosomal protein S6 gives rise to the protein MTQQPYYETMYILRPDIPEEEVESHLTKYRDILVETGADVLDNQMRGKRRLAYPIAKHKEGIYVQLSHNGDGQQVAVLEKAMRLSEDVIRYLTVKQEGPLPAPRVVPGTEPAAPQPEPAETTA